DNA sequence from the Novosphingobium sp. KACC 22771 genome:
CCGATGAGCGCAACCTGCTCGACACCATGAAGCAGGGGGTGATCGGCAAGCCGCTCGACCGTCCCGAAGGCCCGCTCAAGGTCAGCGGCAGCGCGACCTATGCCGCCGAATGGAAATTCGCGGGATGCGCCGAGGGCGTTCTGGTCCTCGCCGACATGGCGCAAGGGCGCGTGACCAGGGTCCACAGCGAAGCGGTGCTGGCCATGCCCGGCGTCCTGGCCGTCATTGCCGACGAGGCGATGGTGCGCCGCTCGACCCAGGGCACAGCGGGCAAGGCCCCGGCACAAGGCGTGCAGACCGTCGATTACTTTGCCCAACCCATTGCCGTCGTCGTGGCCGAAAGTTTTGAACAGGCCCGCGATGGCGCGCTGGCGCTCTCGGTGGATTATGAGGCGGCATCGGATCCGGCCCCCTATGATCCGCAAAGCCCGGATGCGAAAATCGACGAACCATCGGACAGCAAGCCGGTCAAGGGCGGCGACCTCGATCAGGCGATGCGCGATGCCGCCTACAGCATTGATGTCGATTATGACACACCCGGCCATGCCAGCGCGGCGATGGAGCCCCATGCCACGATTGCCCAGTGGCACGGTAATCATCTGACGCTCTACGGCAGCTATCAGATGCTGGCCTATAATGTGAAAGAGATCGCCGATTGCCTGTCGATCTCGCCCAAGAAGGTGCGCCTTCTCGCGCCCTATGTCGGGGGCGGGTTCGGATCGAAACTGGGCATCACGCATGAGGCCGTGGCCGCCGCGATTGCGGCAAGGCAATTGGGTCGCCCGGTGCGCGTGGTGATGACGCGGCAACAGGTGTTTCAAACCGTCATGCGCCGATCCGAAACACGCCAGCGTGTGCGCTTGGCCGCCGATGCCGCCGGGCGCCTGATTGGCCTTGGCCATGAGGCTTATGTCTCGAACCTGCCCGACGAGGATTATGCCGAACCGGTCACGCAGGCCACGGAATTCATTTATGGCGGCGAGAACCGGCTGCTCAAGGTCGAAGTCGCGCGCATTTCCCGCATGACCGCAGGCTCGGTCCGCGCGCCGGGCGAGGCGGTGGGCATGCAGGTGCTGGAGGCGGCGATGGACGAACTGGCCGAAAAGGCGGGGATTGATCCCATCGAATTGCGCAAGCGCAACCTGCCCGCCACGGTGCCGGTCAAGGGAACGCCCTATTCATCGCGCATGCTGGTCGAAGCGCTGGAACAGGGCGCGGCCAGTTTTGGCTGGAAGCAGCGCAAGCCCCGGCCCTGCCAGACCCGCGAGGACGATTGGTGGGTGGGCATGGGTGTGGCCAGCGCGGCGCGGGTCAATGTGATGATCCCGGCGCAGGCGCGCGTGACGCTCAAAACCGACGGGACGGCGCTGGTCGAAAGCGATCAGACCGACATCGGCACCGGCAGCTATGCCGTGCTGGGCCAGATCGCGGGCGAAATGCTGGGTCTGGCGATGCACAAGGTCAAGGTCGTGCTGGGCGACACCGATTTGCCCCCCGGCGCAGGATCAGGCGGCAGCTTTGGCGCGATTTCAACCGGCTCGGCCGTGATGCGCGCCTGCGAGGCGATCCGCGAGAAACTGGCCAAGGCGATGGGATGCGATCCCGACGAACTAGACATTCGCGACGGCATCGCCAGCCATGGCGACAAGCGCCACCCGCTTGAGGAACTGGTGGGATCGCATGACATCGCCGAGGTC
Encoded proteins:
- a CDS encoding xanthine dehydrogenase family protein molybdopterin-binding subunit; this encodes MKLPLADMYNKPDERNLLDTMKQGVIGKPLDRPEGPLKVSGSATYAAEWKFAGCAEGVLVLADMAQGRVTRVHSEAVLAMPGVLAVIADEAMVRRSTQGTAGKAPAQGVQTVDYFAQPIAVVVAESFEQARDGALALSVDYEAASDPAPYDPQSPDAKIDEPSDSKPVKGGDLDQAMRDAAYSIDVDYDTPGHASAAMEPHATIAQWHGNHLTLYGSYQMLAYNVKEIADCLSISPKKVRLLAPYVGGGFGSKLGITHEAVAAAIAARQLGRPVRVVMTRQQVFQTVMRRSETRQRVRLAADAAGRLIGLGHEAYVSNLPDEDYAEPVTQATEFIYGGENRLLKVEVARISRMTAGSVRAPGEAVGMQVLEAAMDELAEKAGIDPIELRKRNLPATVPVKGTPYSSRMLVEALEQGAASFGWKQRKPRPCQTREDDWWVGMGVASAARVNVMIPAQARVTLKTDGTALVESDQTDIGTGSYAVLGQIAGEMLGLAMHKVKVVLGDTDLPPGAGSGGSFGAISTGSAVMRACEAIREKLAKAMGCDPDELDIRDGIASHGDKRHPLEELVGSHDIAEVGSIKPGKTYKDFAQASYGAFFAEVGVHAFTGEVRVRRMTGAFGFGRVLNAKTARSQCLGGMVWGIGSALTEELVFDLRDGHLVNHDLAEYHVPVHADVPALEVILLEERDAAASPLQAKGVGELGICGAAGAIANAVYNACGVRVRSFPLTLDKILPHLPDPFSA